The Lysinibacillus pakistanensis genome includes a window with the following:
- the polA gene encoding DNA polymerase I, with protein sequence MTKEKLLLLDGNSLAYRAFFALPLLTNDSGIHTNAVYGFTTMLQRILEEEQPTKILVAFDAGKTTFRHETFTEYKGGRQKTPPELSEQFPYLRKLIDAYGIKQYELELYEADDIIGTLAKEASSQDIDVIIVSGDRDLTQLATEQVTVYITKKGITEIEKNTPAYIEEKYGLTPSQIIDMKGLMGDASDNIPGVPGVGEKTAVKLLKEHGSVESLYKAMDTLKASKMKEKLVANEEQAIMSKKLATIFTDAPIEVALADLAYNGPNEEELISVWRELGFKSLLEKSDFSVQEEEQAPFDYEIVQEVKQEHLKDVMAVHLELADEHYHTCQQLGIALTDGAKPIYVPFDIVAKSDVLRLWLEDATKIKYMSDSKAAQAALRRAGIRLAGVDFDLLLASYINNPGLSGDDVATLAKELGYRDVQANETVYGKGAKRAIPTIDTLAEHASRKAFAVWSVQPKLEALLKENEQFDLYKNLELPLASILGEMENEGITVNRATLEKMGQELNDKLVIIEQEIYTEAGEAFNINSPKQLGVILFDKLGLPVIKKTKTGYSTAADVLEKLKSEHAIIEHILLYRQLGKLQSTYIEGLLKEIHNEDGKVHTRFQQALTATGRLSSTDPNLQNIPIRLEEGRKIRQAFVPSKEGWILFSADYSQIELRVLAHMSEDKNLVEAFREGMDVHTRTAMDVFHVSADEVDSNMRRAAKAVNFGIVYGISDYGLSQNLDITRKEAATFIEKYFASFPGVKQYMDDIVQDAKFNGYVTTILNRRRYLPDITSSNFNIRSFAERTAMNTPIQGSAADIIKKAMIDMDTRLKKENMQAKLLLQVHDELIFEAPKEEIALLEKIVPEVMEHAIELTVPLKVDFNHGATWYEAK encoded by the coding sequence ATGACAAAGGAAAAATTACTATTATTGGACGGTAATAGTTTAGCGTATCGCGCGTTTTTTGCGTTGCCATTGTTGACGAATGATAGTGGCATTCATACTAATGCTGTATACGGCTTTACAACAATGCTACAAAGAATATTAGAGGAAGAACAACCAACAAAAATCTTAGTTGCTTTTGATGCTGGGAAAACAACATTCCGTCATGAAACCTTTACGGAATATAAAGGAGGGCGACAAAAGACTCCGCCAGAATTATCTGAGCAATTCCCTTATTTACGTAAGCTCATTGACGCATATGGTATTAAGCAGTACGAGTTAGAACTGTATGAAGCGGACGATATAATAGGAACACTTGCTAAAGAAGCTTCATCACAGGATATCGATGTCATCATTGTTTCTGGAGATCGTGATTTAACACAGCTCGCCACAGAGCAGGTAACTGTGTACATTACTAAAAAAGGTATAACTGAAATTGAGAAAAATACACCAGCTTATATTGAAGAAAAATATGGCTTAACCCCTTCGCAGATAATTGATATGAAAGGGCTTATGGGGGATGCTTCCGATAATATTCCTGGAGTACCTGGTGTCGGTGAAAAAACGGCTGTTAAATTGCTGAAAGAGCATGGTTCAGTAGAGTCGTTATATAAAGCGATGGATACATTAAAGGCTTCGAAAATGAAAGAAAAATTAGTAGCCAATGAAGAGCAGGCAATCATGAGTAAAAAGCTTGCAACCATTTTTACGGATGCACCGATAGAGGTTGCACTTGCTGATCTTGCTTACAATGGTCCGAATGAAGAAGAGCTAATAAGTGTCTGGCGGGAGCTTGGCTTTAAATCACTGCTAGAAAAAAGTGATTTTTCTGTCCAAGAAGAAGAACAAGCACCATTTGACTATGAAATTGTGCAGGAAGTAAAGCAAGAACACTTAAAGGATGTTATGGCAGTGCATTTGGAGCTGGCGGACGAACATTATCACACATGTCAGCAACTAGGCATTGCTCTAACTGATGGAGCGAAACCAATTTACGTACCTTTTGATATAGTGGCTAAATCAGATGTTCTTCGTCTATGGCTAGAGGATGCGACAAAAATAAAGTATATGTCAGATTCAAAGGCAGCCCAAGCGGCATTAAGACGTGCAGGGATTCGTTTAGCAGGAGTTGATTTTGATTTATTGCTTGCTTCTTATATCAATAATCCTGGGCTAAGCGGAGATGATGTAGCAACACTTGCGAAGGAACTTGGCTACCGTGATGTGCAGGCAAATGAGACCGTTTATGGTAAGGGTGCCAAACGAGCTATACCTACCATTGATACACTAGCAGAGCATGCAAGCCGCAAAGCTTTTGCTGTGTGGTCAGTACAGCCAAAGCTTGAGGCATTGCTAAAGGAAAACGAACAATTTGATTTATATAAAAATCTAGAACTCCCATTAGCTTCTATACTGGGCGAGATGGAAAATGAAGGAATTACAGTCAACCGTGCTACTTTAGAGAAGATGGGACAAGAATTGAATGACAAATTAGTTATTATTGAGCAAGAGATTTATACGGAAGCTGGAGAAGCCTTTAATATTAATTCACCAAAACAATTAGGGGTTATTTTATTTGATAAGCTTGGACTGCCAGTTATTAAAAAAACGAAAACAGGCTACTCAACGGCAGCAGATGTGTTAGAAAAATTAAAATCGGAGCATGCGATTATTGAGCATATTCTTTTATATCGTCAGTTAGGTAAATTACAATCAACCTATATTGAAGGCTTGCTTAAAGAAATTCATAACGAGGACGGCAAGGTGCATACCCGTTTTCAGCAAGCATTAACGGCTACAGGACGTCTAAGCTCTACAGATCCAAATTTGCAAAACATTCCCATTCGTTTAGAGGAGGGGCGCAAAATCCGTCAAGCATTTGTACCATCAAAAGAGGGCTGGATACTGTTTTCTGCTGACTACTCACAAATTGAATTACGCGTTCTGGCACATATGTCAGAAGATAAAAACCTTGTAGAGGCCTTCCGTGAAGGGATGGACGTTCATACACGTACAGCAATGGATGTTTTCCATGTATCAGCAGATGAGGTTGATAGTAATATGCGTCGTGCAGCAAAGGCAGTTAACTTTGGAATTGTCTATGGAATTAGTGATTACGGTTTATCACAAAACTTAGATATTACTCGTAAGGAAGCGGCAACATTTATTGAAAAATATTTCGCAAGTTTTCCAGGGGTAAAACAGTATATGGATGATATTGTGCAGGATGCGAAGTTTAATGGTTATGTCACTACGATTTTAAATAGACGTCGATATTTACCTGATATCACAAGCTCCAATTTCAATATACGTAGCTTTGCAGAGCGCACTGCCATGAATACACCTATTCAGGGAAGCGCTGCAGATATTATTAAAAAAGCAATGATTGATATGGATACTCGCTTGAAAAAAGAGAATATGCAGGCAAAGCTTCTTTTACAGGTGCATGATGAATTAATTTTTGAAGCACCTAAGGAAGAGATTGCATTGCTTGAAAAAATTGTTCCTGAGGTTATGGAGCATGCCATAGAGCTTACCGTACCGTTAAAAGTGGACTTCAACCATGGAGCAACTTGGTACGAAGCAAAATAA
- a CDS encoding S-layer homology domain-containing protein, translating to MKKNKLFIVATTTAVGVSTIVTGICTTVEAATTNFSDVQEANSHYTAIMDLAQRNIIHGFPDGTFKPNEFVTFKQTAKIIAGILNLDASDEQEWVALQAAGLMDSSLNPNDPITRNDMAKVITKSLGLTASGNVSIPFTDVSAEHQQAVTALFEYGMTKGTSATTFSGGKFVTRGQLASFIVRAEQIIRQVSTDTGIAGATVTVEHIHNNKVTIGGREWPIGKNAKTILNDKNAAALVNAQLDVIVVNGEIAEVLAIDLYTSGQQGAKVVLDGGNTSIGNIVVHADFVELKNMVVTGDIRVLGRTTSIALNQLKVKGELYLEEGEASKTASLNKVAVINDNPITVEMTRSEFVALLVKRTAFINSDSSLPVVTHLGSNLQINAPNIGLLNWESPPEGSQLSGNADIGTVTIGAEYEFRLQRMQKQLEASQVFLREQQQLQEQEKKAILTKISDLTTESVGLQQQINDLTKVKRTPIQDNQLALLRQKLQQIENELLSLRVLSNQQQSSNNPAGIPNLPGLFPSVELTTQVEERIRQIQEESRKLQQQNEDFKNLLKTALQINGTINIGNIIVPSPAVSTFTLGPDVRIHNMMTDISREALLAIFTNVRQGQIKTLISAKGQQTPFNPMPAEATDSGSSSNSGSSSGGNNTGGGNTTTPVDTTTLKKMISNAKERLVAVQNGDHPISENGFDIPHAQQWIPKKATDALQAAITEAEAMVAKVAQGPMGYQRVASLTNTNILLANTQTDINRMAEKLEKLMNLQPINGLKEIATIQRLLNDKEITSIPDIEEVTVGRLYEAIEQLLRNEFELEQEPLTVEEQELIIAMLREFKQHIQIIDNQVTIPLNEAVSYTDPVTSQTSELVPAISAQLTLVQPQPLVINEVSYIDNENLRLTFSSNIEIPEGEQFIFMINDSLTPLYGTVSSSTGNSVVIRIDGTVPLFATFIHIERESKPEHNLLKEPFTMENTNV from the coding sequence ATGAAAAAAAATAAGCTATTTATTGTAGCGACTACTACTGCGGTGGGAGTAAGTACTATAGTAACAGGTATATGCACTACTGTAGAAGCAGCAACGACCAATTTTTCAGATGTACAAGAGGCAAATAGCCATTATACAGCCATTATGGATTTAGCACAGCGTAATATTATACATGGTTTCCCGGATGGTACATTTAAGCCAAATGAGTTTGTCACATTTAAGCAAACAGCGAAAATCATTGCGGGTATACTCAATTTAGATGCTAGTGATGAACAAGAATGGGTAGCTTTACAAGCAGCAGGTCTTATGGATAGCTCATTAAATCCAAATGATCCTATTACACGCAACGACATGGCAAAGGTCATTACGAAGTCATTAGGGCTAACTGCATCCGGTAATGTGTCGATACCCTTTACAGATGTGTCAGCAGAACATCAGCAGGCAGTGACAGCACTATTTGAATATGGGATGACAAAAGGAACATCGGCCACTACATTTAGTGGAGGTAAGTTTGTGACAAGAGGACAGCTCGCTTCATTTATTGTAAGAGCTGAGCAGATCATAAGGCAAGTTTCAACAGATACAGGTATTGCAGGGGCGACCGTTACAGTGGAGCACATTCACAACAACAAGGTTACAATTGGGGGGCGTGAATGGCCAATTGGCAAAAATGCAAAGACTATATTAAATGATAAAAACGCTGCTGCTTTAGTAAATGCACAGCTAGATGTTATTGTGGTGAATGGTGAAATCGCTGAGGTATTAGCGATTGATTTATACACATCTGGACAGCAAGGTGCAAAAGTTGTGCTGGATGGGGGCAATACCTCTATAGGCAATATCGTAGTTCATGCAGATTTTGTTGAGCTGAAAAATATGGTTGTCACAGGGGATATTCGTGTCCTAGGGCGAACAACTTCTATAGCACTGAATCAACTAAAGGTAAAAGGGGAGCTATACCTAGAAGAAGGTGAAGCTTCAAAAACGGCATCACTTAACAAAGTAGCCGTTATTAATGACAACCCTATTACGGTTGAAATGACTAGAAGTGAATTTGTAGCTCTTCTTGTAAAAAGAACGGCATTTATTAACTCAGATTCATCGCTACCAGTCGTAACTCATTTAGGAAGTAATTTACAGATTAATGCACCTAATATAGGGCTGCTTAATTGGGAATCGCCACCTGAAGGCTCACAATTAAGCGGAAATGCAGATATTGGAACAGTCACGATTGGTGCTGAATATGAATTTAGGTTACAGCGAATGCAAAAGCAGCTTGAAGCCAGTCAAGTCTTTTTAAGAGAGCAGCAACAATTGCAGGAGCAAGAGAAAAAAGCAATATTGACTAAAATAAGTGATTTAACAACTGAATCAGTAGGCTTGCAACAGCAGATTAATGATTTAACAAAGGTTAAAAGGACACCAATACAAGATAATCAATTAGCTCTATTAAGACAAAAATTGCAACAGATAGAAAATGAGCTACTTTCTCTAAGAGTACTATCAAACCAGCAGCAATCTAGTAATAACCCAGCAGGAATACCCAATTTGCCAGGATTATTCCCTTCAGTTGAACTAACAACACAAGTGGAAGAAAGAATACGACAGATACAAGAAGAGTCAAGAAAGCTGCAACAACAAAATGAAGATTTTAAAAATCTATTAAAGACTGCTTTACAAATTAATGGAACAATAAATATTGGTAATATCATTGTACCATCACCTGCTGTTTCAACCTTCACTCTTGGACCGGATGTCCGCATTCATAATATGATGACAGATATTTCTAGAGAAGCGCTGCTTGCAATATTCACAAATGTTCGTCAAGGGCAAATTAAAACATTAATATCTGCGAAGGGCCAACAAACACCTTTTAACCCAATGCCTGCAGAGGCTACAGACAGTGGTTCAAGTAGTAACAGTGGAAGTAGTTCTGGTGGTAATAACACAGGTGGAGGAAATACAACAACACCTGTAGATACGACAACCCTTAAAAAAATGATTAGTAATGCGAAGGAACGACTTGTAGCCGTGCAAAATGGAGATCACCCTATATCTGAAAATGGCTTTGATATTCCACATGCACAGCAATGGATACCTAAAAAAGCAACAGACGCACTGCAAGCAGCAATAACTGAAGCTGAAGCAATGGTAGCTAAAGTAGCTCAAGGACCAATGGGTTACCAGCGAGTCGCTTCTTTAACAAATACGAATATTTTACTAGCTAACACACAAACAGATATTAATCGTATGGCAGAAAAATTAGAGAAGCTGATGAATTTACAACCAATCAATGGGTTGAAGGAGATAGCAACAATCCAACGTCTATTAAATGACAAAGAGATTACAAGCATACCAGACATCGAAGAAGTAACTGTGGGCAGATTATATGAAGCGATAGAACAATTGTTAAGGAACGAATTCGAACTTGAACAAGAGCCTCTAACTGTTGAGGAGCAGGAATTGATTATCGCCATGTTAAGGGAGTTTAAACAACATATTCAAATCATTGACAATCAAGTAACGATTCCATTAAATGAAGCCGTTTCATATACAGACCCTGTGACAAGTCAAACATCAGAGCTTGTACCAGCAATATCAGCACAACTGACACTTGTGCAACCACAACCGCTTGTCATTAATGAGGTCTCTTATATAGATAATGAGAATTTAAGGCTCACGTTCTCTTCAAATATCGAGATACCAGAGGGCGAGCAATTTATATTTATGATAAATGACTCATTAACCCCGCTGTATGGAACAGTAAGTAGCAGTACAGGAAATAGTGTAGTCATTCGAATTGATGGTACTGTCCCATTATTTGCAACCTTTATACACATTGAACGTGAAAGTAAACCTGAACATAACCTTTTGAAAGAACCATTTACAATGGAAAATACAAACGTTTGA
- a CDS encoding DNA polymerase I, translated as MKLQISTWLQNLGIASSIASLFTLFFRLSDFEWITKSVYHIPVFFVILFLGSLIIAEDVRKICKRIFWYEKRKVKRPIWQVGIGFIFFLAQISMVMVFSKELTQPQLGGMPLFLVFAFMNAFILTIIYEEIFYRTSN; from the coding sequence GTGAAATTACAAATTAGTACCTGGCTACAAAATTTAGGTATAGCCAGTAGTATTGCATCGTTGTTTACACTTTTCTTCCGTCTATCAGATTTTGAATGGATAACGAAAAGTGTTTATCATATACCGGTATTTTTTGTCATTTTGTTTTTAGGAAGTTTAATTATTGCTGAGGATGTCCGCAAAATATGTAAAAGAATATTTTGGTATGAAAAACGCAAGGTTAAGCGTCCTATTTGGCAAGTTGGTATTGGTTTTATTTTCTTTTTAGCACAAATTAGTATGGTGATGGTATTTAGTAAAGAGCTGACACAGCCACAATTGGGTGGGATGCCCTTATTTTTAGTGTTTGCTTTTATGAATGCGTTTATCTTAACGATTATATATGAAGAAATATTTTATCGTACATCAAATTAA
- the hflC gene encoding protease modulator HflC, with the protein MDQKNKDLEKFLNFLSGKSKNTTPKEGNSEDNVIKMSKKGPMNPKKYISLTVTLTAVFAIAIILFANIYIVKESEYAVVRQFGEVVKFQSEPGLKIKVPFIQSVTKLPKNQMTYEISEEEINTKDKKRIIIDNYAVWRITDPKQLISNAGTIEKVETRMEEFIYSVIRSELGRIEYTEIINDENSSRGSINDEVTKRVNELLSNDKYGIEVVDVRMRRIDLPTENEQAVFTNMISKRESIAQKYLSEGDAEKRRIEAQTDKKVQEMLAKAKKDAALIQAEGEAEAAKIYNKSFSQDPEFYSLYRTLESYKKTIGEDTVIILPSTSPYAKVLSGYIK; encoded by the coding sequence ATGGATCAAAAAAATAAGGATCTTGAAAAATTCTTAAATTTTTTATCGGGCAAATCCAAAAATACTACTCCAAAGGAAGGAAACTCAGAGGATAATGTCATCAAGATGTCGAAGAAGGGTCCGATGAATCCAAAGAAATATATTTCTCTTACTGTAACCTTAACAGCCGTTTTTGCCATTGCTATTATATTATTTGCAAATATTTATATTGTTAAAGAATCTGAATATGCAGTGGTTAGACAGTTTGGGGAAGTGGTGAAATTTCAAAGTGAGCCCGGCTTGAAAATAAAGGTTCCATTTATTCAAAGCGTAACGAAGCTACCAAAAAACCAAATGACGTATGAAATTTCTGAAGAGGAAATTAATACAAAGGATAAAAAACGAATAATAATTGATAATTATGCAGTTTGGCGTATTACAGATCCAAAGCAATTAATTTCGAATGCAGGAACAATTGAAAAAGTTGAAACACGTATGGAAGAGTTTATCTATTCAGTTATTCGCTCAGAGCTTGGTCGAATAGAATATACAGAGATTATTAATGATGAAAACTCTTCACGTGGTAGTATCAATGATGAAGTCACAAAACGTGTTAATGAATTGCTCTCAAACGATAAGTATGGAATTGAAGTAGTGGATGTTCGGATGCGCCGTATCGACTTGCCAACTGAGAATGAGCAAGCTGTGTTTACGAATATGATTTCAAAACGAGAATCAATCGCTCAAAAATACCTATCAGAAGGTGATGCTGAGAAGCGTCGTATTGAAGCACAAACAGATAAGAAAGTGCAAGAAATGCTAGCAAAAGCTAAAAAGGATGCTGCGCTAATCCAAGCAGAAGGAGAAGCGGAGGCAGCGAAAATCTATAATAAATCATTTTCTCAAGATCCTGAATTCTATTCACTGTATCGTACTTTAGAATCCTATAAGAAAACGATCGGTGAAGATACGGTTATTATTTTGCCATCTACTTCACCGTATGCAAAGGTATTATCTGGCTATATCAAATAA
- the hflK gene encoding FtsH protease activity modulator HflK yields the protein MSVKRTLMMVGLGIFGIVALIAVFTSWYTVDESEQAVVITFGRADDTVTEPGLHFKLPWPVQSVEVLSKETFSLQFGYKQNKKGELEAYDAETKMITGDENIVLTDLVVQWKITEPNKYLFNSQDPEKILHSATSSAIRSIIGSSKVDAALTEGKADIEAKSRDLLVTLIEKYDIGISVLGVKLQDVELPNADVRAAFTAVTDAREMKNTKINEAEKYANQRTNEANGEKDAIISKAQGEKTARIEQAQGDVAVFNKMYEQYKGNQQITRERLILETLENVLPKAQIYIMNDDGSTMKYLPLQALQPVEQKQEQKQEEKKEGSGN from the coding sequence ATGAGTGTGAAAAGGACACTAATGATGGTGGGTCTTGGAATTTTCGGCATTGTTGCACTTATTGCTGTATTTACATCTTGGTACACAGTAGATGAATCAGAGCAAGCAGTTGTTATAACATTCGGTCGTGCCGATGATACAGTAACAGAACCAGGCTTACATTTTAAATTACCTTGGCCTGTCCAATCGGTTGAGGTTTTATCAAAAGAAACATTTAGTTTACAGTTTGGCTATAAGCAAAATAAAAAAGGGGAATTAGAAGCTTATGATGCTGAAACGAAAATGATTACAGGAGACGAAAATATTGTATTAACAGACCTTGTCGTCCAATGGAAGATTACAGAACCAAACAAATATTTATTCAATTCACAAGACCCAGAAAAAATATTACATAGCGCTACGTCGAGTGCGATTCGGTCAATTATTGGAAGCTCCAAAGTTGATGCAGCGTTAACTGAAGGAAAAGCGGACATAGAAGCAAAATCACGAGATTTACTCGTCACCCTTATTGAAAAATACGATATTGGTATAAGTGTTCTAGGGGTAAAATTACAGGATGTTGAATTACCAAATGCAGATGTGCGAGCGGCCTTTACAGCGGTTACGGATGCACGTGAAATGAAAAATACAAAAATAAATGAAGCAGAAAAATATGCGAATCAGCGTACTAATGAGGCTAACGGTGAAAAGGATGCGATTATCTCGAAGGCTCAAGGTGAAAAAACAGCCAGAATTGAACAGGCTCAAGGGGATGTAGCTGTCTTTAATAAAATGTATGAGCAATATAAAGGAAATCAGCAAATTACACGTGAGCGTTTAATCTTAGAAACACTTGAGAATGTATTACCAAAAGCACAAATTTACATTATGAATGATGATGGCAGCACAATGAAATACTTACCTCTTCAAGCACTACAGCCCGTAGAACAGAAGCAAGAGCAGAAACAAGAAGAGAAAAAAGAAGGGAGTGGTAACTAA
- a CDS encoding LrgB family protein has translation MSYFIAIASLAGTVAIFYACKMLYLKYKKEWLTPMLVTPIIIILLLLLTGTSYQSYNAGANILSNLLGPATVAFAVPIYKNFNLLKKHALEIFLSIAVGSAVAIISSFIMALVVGLNNELVHSLVPRSVTTPIAMDISNMIGGSPTLTAVFVMTTGILGSLLAPLIIKVFRFHRPSSRGLMLGMGAHGTGTSKAFEFGELEGTFASLAMIVAALISIVLSTTLFPAFEHLVVNILLP, from the coding sequence ATGAGTTATTTCATAGCTATAGCAAGCTTAGCGGGGACAGTAGCTATATTTTACGCATGTAAAATGTTGTATCTTAAATATAAAAAAGAGTGGCTTACGCCCATGCTTGTCACACCCATAATAATAATTTTACTATTATTATTAACAGGTACTTCCTATCAATCCTATAATGCAGGAGCAAATATTTTATCCAATTTATTAGGACCAGCAACAGTTGCATTTGCTGTTCCAATTTATAAAAATTTTAATTTATTAAAAAAGCATGCTCTTGAAATATTTCTTAGCATTGCAGTTGGTTCAGCCGTCGCTATTATATCCTCATTTATTATGGCATTAGTTGTTGGCCTAAATAATGAGCTTGTTCATAGCCTAGTACCACGCTCAGTCACTACACCAATTGCGATGGATATTTCTAATATGATAGGTGGCTCGCCTACCTTGACTGCCGTTTTTGTGATGACAACGGGAATATTAGGAAGTCTACTTGCTCCGTTAATCATAAAAGTTTTTCGCTTTCATAGACCCTCATCCAGAGGTTTAATGTTAGGAATGGGAGCTCATGGTACAGGTACCTCTAAAGCCTTTGAATTTGGTGAACTCGAAGGAACCTTTGCCAGCCTTGCGATGATTGTAGCAGCCTTAATTAGCATCGTGCTTTCTACAACATTGTTCCCAGCATTTGAACATCTAGTTGTAAATATCCTGTTGCCTTAA
- a CDS encoding CidA/LrgA family holin-like protein, producing the protein MKIVKSIVQIGYLYILLFVGNSIARLLHLPIPGSIIGLVLLFLLLQFHMIKLEWIELGAGLLLSELLLFFIPSAIGIIDYDSLFGVQGVKVVLVIVVSAIVVMFTTGFTAQWLEQRKKGDAA; encoded by the coding sequence ATGAAAATCGTCAAAAGTATCGTGCAAATCGGCTATCTTTATATACTATTATTTGTTGGAAATAGTATTGCACGTCTACTTCACTTGCCGATTCCAGGTAGCATAATTGGACTAGTTTTATTATTTTTACTTTTGCAGTTTCATATGATTAAACTTGAATGGATTGAGTTAGGAGCAGGATTATTACTAAGTGAGCTATTGTTATTTTTCATACCATCTGCAATTGGCATAATTGATTATGATTCACTGTTCGGTGTGCAGGGTGTGAAGGTTGTTCTTGTGATTGTCGTGAGCGCTATTGTTGTCATGTTTACAACAGGCTTTACTGCACAGTGGCTAGAGCAACGAAAGAAGGGTGATGCCGCATGA
- the pnpS gene encoding two-component system histidine kinase PnpS, which produces MKSMSNRLFVTFMLLLGTILAVLMIVIGQLFPVYIEQYDEQASLEKQEFINQVLDERKIELSKEDREAINRVQNAGEQHKILSSVRARLYVVLVILFTIALILIAIVSRYMIRNFTAPIDNVTETALELAKGNYRARAHENEQERMMPLSHSINILARNLQDITTIREVEEERLKTLIENMGSSLMMIGREGNISIVNRVFLERFGMQIDDVQGKVFRTIGLPKSLEQFIDHVFLTEMPYRQQIKMEVQQELYNKEVYGAPVIGDHGRWLGVVIVMHDITELVRLEQIRKDFVANVSHELRTPITSIKGFSETLLDGAYKDEKMLLSFLEIIYKESNRLQMLIQDLLELSKIEQHGFTVNIMPMGLQDVLIRGAELTGPRLDEKNMSFHVDIERDVEVMGDANRIIQIVTNLITNAITYSPENTTVSIRLKENEKYGIIEIEDQGIGIEKHEIARVFERFYRVDRARSRNSGGTGLGLAIVKHLVEAHHGRIQVESEVGVGTKMIVMIPKN; this is translated from the coding sequence ATGAAATCAATGAGCAACCGCTTATTCGTGACATTCATGCTTTTACTCGGAACAATACTAGCTGTCCTAATGATTGTAATAGGTCAGCTTTTTCCTGTTTATATAGAACAGTATGACGAACAGGCGAGCCTGGAGAAGCAAGAATTCATCAATCAAGTACTAGATGAACGAAAAATTGAACTCTCGAAGGAAGATAGGGAGGCTATCAATAGAGTCCAAAATGCAGGGGAACAGCATAAAATTTTATCGAGTGTTCGCGCTCGATTATATGTGGTTCTCGTTATTCTTTTTACTATAGCACTAATTTTGATTGCAATTGTCAGTCGTTATATGATTCGAAATTTCACTGCACCAATCGATAATGTAACCGAAACAGCGCTAGAGCTCGCTAAAGGGAATTACCGTGCTCGTGCCCATGAGAACGAGCAGGAACGCATGATGCCATTAAGCCATTCTATTAATATTTTAGCGCGTAATTTACAGGACATTACGACGATACGTGAAGTCGAAGAGGAACGGCTAAAAACGTTAATTGAGAACATGGGAAGCTCACTTATGATGATTGGACGTGAAGGCAATATATCGATTGTGAATCGTGTATTTTTAGAGCGTTTTGGCATGCAAATTGACGATGTTCAAGGAAAGGTCTTTCGTACAATAGGCTTACCTAAATCACTTGAGCAATTTATCGACCATGTCTTTCTAACAGAAATGCCTTATCGACAGCAAATTAAAATGGAAGTACAACAGGAACTATATAATAAGGAAGTGTATGGGGCTCCTGTTATTGGAGATCATGGTCGTTGGCTTGGTGTTGTTATTGTTATGCATGATATTACAGAGCTTGTCCGTTTGGAACAAATCCGAAAGGACTTTGTGGCAAACGTCTCCCATGAATTACGGACACCAATTACCTCGATTAAAGGTTTTTCAGAAACTTTATTGGATGGTGCCTATAAAGATGAAAAGATGTTACTATCCTTTTTAGAAATTATTTATAAAGAAAGTAATCGTCTACAAATGCTGATTCAGGATTTATTGGAACTATCGAAAATCGAACAGCATGGTTTTACCGTGAATATTATGCCAATGGGCTTGCAGGACGTACTTATTCGAGGTGCAGAATTAACAGGGCCCCGTTTAGATGAAAAAAATATGAGCTTCCATGTGGATATCGAACGCGATGTTGAAGTGATGGGAGATGCCAATCGAATCATTCAAATCGTAACAAATTTAATCACGAATGCGATTACGTATTCCCCAGAAAATACAACTGTATCAATCCGTTTAAAGGAAAATGAAAAGTATGGAATTATTGAAATAGAGGATCAGGGAATTGGAATCGAAAAGCACGAAATTGCTCGTGTCTTTGAACGATTTTATCGTGTGGATCGTGCCCGAAGTCGAAACTCTGGAGGGACAGGCTTAGGGCTCGCTATTGTGAAGCATTTAGTAGAGGCGCATCATGGGCGTATTCAGGTAGAAAGTGAAGTCGGTGTTGGAACTAAGATGATTGTCATGATTCCGAAGAATTAA